TCTGGAGGATTAAAACAAATCTTCAGATTCATTTTTAACTCCAAACCTCTTTTAACCTCCAAAAATCTTTTAAATTCCAACATATTTTTAATGAAAAACTCCTTTGAAATAAATAATTATCTCATCATTACAGCACACCTTTTCATATTTATCAATAAGCTTTCATGAAACAATTGCTGTATGAACCTCTTTTTTAGGTAAAACGTCCATGATAATTTTTTTCATGCACTGGTTTCATGTAAGTTACGAAGTAACTTTCATGTAAAATCATTTATAGAATAAAATCCTTATTTCTCGTAATAAAAGGTGAAAAAATAAATGACAACAATGGATAATGCAAAAGATGCATTTGCCGGTGAGTCACAGGCAAACCGCAAATACACTAATTTTTCAGAAAAAGCTGCTGCAGAAGGTTTTACAAACGTTTCTAAACTATTTAAGGCCGCGGCAGAGGCAGAAGCAATTCATGCGAAGAGACTTTTGTTTGTGATGCAGAAGGTTGGCTCAACAGAAGAGAATCTGAAAGGATCTGTTGAAGGGGAAACAGATGAGTTTGAGACAATGTATCCGTCATTCGTGGAGATGGCTGAAAAAGAAGGAGAATCTGAAGCAAAGACTGTATTTACTCACGCAATGAAGGCAGAAGAAGTACATGCCAAAAAATACACAGAGGCT
The genomic region above belongs to Methanomicrobium antiquum and contains:
- a CDS encoding rubrerythrin family protein gives rise to the protein MTTMDNAKDAFAGESQANRKYTNFSEKAAAEGFTNVSKLFKAAAEAEAIHAKRLLFVMQKVGSTEENLKGSVEGETDEFETMYPSFVEMAEKEGESEAKTVFTHAMKAEEVHAKKYTEALEAVSNGDDLKVKKIFLCPVCGNIEFDEIPEQCPICGVPARMFKEIE